One Microbacterium trichothecenolyticum DNA window includes the following coding sequences:
- a CDS encoding FHA domain-containing protein, with the protein MDETRRFERDDIRRAADAAASERSHDTTETFGHDSDLSFVPFGADLTEAELEAIDALPSGAALLVVRSGPTTGARYLLDTDVTTVGRHPEADLFFDDVTVSRRHAEITRSGTSFEIVDQRSLNGSYVNGERVDRAALVNGAEVRIGKFRLNFFGSPVDLPAAEH; encoded by the coding sequence GTGGACGAGACCCGCCGATTCGAGCGCGACGACATCCGGCGCGCGGCCGACGCCGCCGCGTCCGAGCGCTCGCACGACACGACCGAGACCTTCGGTCACGACTCCGATCTGTCGTTCGTGCCCTTCGGCGCCGATCTCACCGAGGCCGAGCTCGAGGCGATCGACGCCCTCCCTTCGGGTGCGGCCCTGCTGGTCGTGCGCTCAGGCCCCACGACGGGTGCCCGCTACCTGCTCGACACCGACGTCACGACGGTCGGACGCCACCCCGAAGCCGACCTGTTCTTCGACGACGTCACGGTGTCGCGTCGTCACGCCGAGATCACCCGCTCGGGAACCTCTTTCGAGATCGTCGACCAGCGCTCGCTCAACGGTAGTTACGTCAACGGCGAGCGCGTCGACCGCGCCGCTCTGGTCAACGGCGCCGAAGTGCGCATCGGCAAGTTCCGTCTGAACTTCTTCGGCTCGCCGGTCGACCTGCCCGCGGCAGAGCACTGA